The Topomyia yanbarensis strain Yona2022 chromosome 3, ASM3024719v1, whole genome shotgun sequence nucleotide sequence TGTGGAAAATCATTCGCCTGCGTTTATTTCACTCCACTAAGTTTAATTGAATCATATCAACGTAATTTACCATTTTTGTCCTACTGCAGCTTACACGTTGCTAACCGCTGCAATCCATTCGCGAACGGCGGCCACTCGGGAATAGACTCCCGGAAGGCCGGGTTGAGCACACGACTCTCCCCAAGACACCAATCCAACCAGTTTGCGGCCATCTACCAACGGACCACCAGAGTCACGCTCACATGCACCTTTCCCACCCTGTGGATACCCAGCGCAAATCATCCGATCTGTAATGCTATGGAGATCTTTATAAAGATATCGGCATTTGTCAAGGCCTATGATTGGGACATATGTTGCATGCAGCTGTTCAGCACGGACCGAAGTTGCTCCCCAGCCGGACACTTGGACACACAGTCCATCATCGACCGGTTCGTCCTGCATTGGCAATTCCACAGGATACAGTTGTTCATCCAACGGGAGCTCCTGCTCCAATTCAAGCAAACTGAAGTCATAATCCGCTTCCGCCAGCCAATCGTACAGTGGATGTTGCACTGACCGCTTCACATATATTACACTTCCGCCTGACGAAATGTAACTGGAACCAAAGCGAACTAGCAATCCTATGGGATAGGAATGACTGTTGGCACAGTAGCCCGCAGTCAGAACCCAACTGCGGGAGATAATAACACCCCCGCAGAAGTGTGGATAGTTGTCGAACTGTAACGAAACTTGGAAAGGGATCTCGCTAATATCTACTTCATTGCCGCCAATAATTCGTCCTTCGCAGCCATTGGCTTGTTTCGGGTCGCCATTCACGATCATAATGGCTGTTGCCACCAGCAGCGATAGTAGATGGATAATCGTTTCCATCGTAACGTAAGAGATGATGAACTGAAATTCAAACTGATGCCGGTGCAATATTTATATGTGACTGTCGGCTAGAAAACTGGTATGGCCAGTGAAATATGTCACAGAAGTATCTCCATAAAATGAAACATAAAATGGTTGATGTGGTTTACCGAACAAAACTCGAATAGCAGAGTGCTTGGAACGATGGTAGTAAATAGCGAATGTCCCACCAACAATGGCTCAATTGGAATGCTAGGGGAACTTGGTGGAGGTCGTTCCTAGTGAGATTTATTCTTTATTTCAGTTATCTTTTGGATGAGGTAATAATGCTGTATTTATTTTTAGACGAATCTTCCTGTTCAATTTAGTTTAACTTCTAAATTGAACAGGAAGATTCGTCTAAAAAGTATCTTGAAtttaattatttgtttatttagacTTGTGGATTATATTTTAGCAaatcaaaaaatgaattttcgtGTGCCATTCATACAAGGTTTTGAAAACGGAAAAtatcaattttcaaaatcagttagTATGGGATTAGAATGTCATAATTTATTTGCtagcaaaaaatataataactgAATATCTAAATTTCAACGGCTTCTGGAGTTGGCTAAATTTTTAGATTTGTTTCATCTCTTAAAATTTATTAATCATAGTCATTTGATcccattttcttcgttttcctAAGTTTCATGTAacctttttttcaaatgtctaaaaatttaaagttaaaaaagaGATCACGAAATTATTGAAATTGCTtgaataatgtttttcacaGCCTTGAAACATTTGTGCTCGTTTTGTACGAGAACACAAATTTCGAGTAAAATTAGTTCAATGTGTTTTATTTTCATTGCGTAAGATTTAGTAGTAATTGTacaaccatttcgaaaatagaGTCGGAAGAATTTCAGCGGCGTAAACAAGTTTTGCAGACGTACCGGATCTCTCAACGAGCCATTAGCAAGATGCTGGGAATGGTCCAATCTACGGTAAGTCGTGTTTTGAAACGGTCCAACTAACGTTTGATCGTCAGTAAGAGAGCAAAAAAATGGTTAAAGTATAGTGTGAAGGACAAACGGGTATTCGAAACATTCAAAACGAATTCCAATAGTTTAGGAAGACGTGgccaaaaaaacacatttttacaaAACTTTTGTGAAAGATGCACATAAACATGAAGGATTGCACACATACAAAGTCAAAACTGTGCCGAAACACGATGAATGGCAGCATAAAGTGCACTGCAGTGGGAAAAATCACGTGCGTGAAAGCACCACACTCCGCAGTTGACGAAATCGCATTGTTTAGCTATGGATGACGAGACTTATATGAAAGCAGATACCCCGTAGCTTCCTAAACTTCTTCTTCTACCACTGCTTGTCATAAGGCGTCCCTGAGTTTAAAAGCAGAAGCTGtctaagtttgtcaaaaatgCATGATGGCGATTTGATCGTGTGGAAAGCGGAGCATCCCGTCCGTAATAACCGGAACGGTCAATGGGCATATATACTTCAAGAGCTTCGTTTCAGTGTCGGGTTGCCGTAATGAAAAGCTAAGCACCAAGGAGTTACTCCCCGGCAAATTATTGGAAACCCAGAAGACGCTTTTCTGCCCTTGGTTTGAAGTACTGGCATTCACAGCTCAGAGAGCACGAAACAGAGAGGCCAAATGTGACCTACGAGAAGTACACCGCACTCCGCAGGCGGTCTGCGATTCCTCGCAGCGAGTGAGTGGATACGGCGATAATTCGCCATCGTCCTACAttgagcaaattctcatgggttcagacaccatacaaccccttaaAAAGACCATTATCATGGTTCGTGCTGTGCCGTGCCGCATCCATCAAAACACCGTGAAATTGTCTCAATAACCCAAAAATGTACTAAAATATGGTTTCTATATaagatctaccggaccatgaaGATGGTGTTTTTATGGGTTGATCCCATTCAAAatactatcaaaacaccatgcagtggggGTGAAATTGGACCATGACCATGGGGGTTTTATGGGCTTTTCAGTTACTCGGGTAGGGAGGTTCCAGCAAAGTAGGTTAGCTAAGCGCAAAGAGCCGTAACTTTAGCCACATTACCCATCTTCAACAGCATCCAGCAACTGCAGTAGTTGACAGGAGAGAAGAGGGGCAATAGAGAATAAAAGAGAGCTAGAGATAGTAGACAATGTTTATTTCTTTCCCTTTTGTTTGTGTATAAAACTCAAAAAGTCTTGGTAGAAGTACCTAGGCCACCCTGTCATCTAGGGTCAGTCAGCCTGATGTATATCGAACCCAAGTAGTGGGTTAACCCCTACTTATAAGATTTCTTATCTTTCTGCCCTCATCTGGTGGCACGCAACCCCACGggaatctgtttcaaaatactCGTGTCCGCGATCAAATCATCAGACGTTTCCATAATACAAATTTTAAGCATTTTGACACTTATATTGGTAGTATTCTATTAAAATTCACgaatagtatcccagtactggtATATGCCTCTGCGAAATCTGGTTTATGGGTTGCAGACGCTAGTTCACTTCAACAGAATCAGGTAAGTGAATGATTATGGTGGAAAAGTATTCCTAACAACTATTATCCTTTTAAGTTGATGaacgtttattttttttaatctccACAAACAACATAGAAATATAGGTGATGCTCCTCTCACCGAAAATGTAATTTAATGTAGAATTCATTTAAgatttcaatataggggtcccttTTCAAAGTATCGGCTGTGTCAGCCgtgtcagattttgaacgttaataacttccattatatttaacagaatgattttatACTTGGGCCATTTTGACGAAAATATGTTCAGAAATGTGgtattaaaatttggagtatgcattaataacatgcattaataacgaaaaCATGAGTTTTAAACaatctttcgaaaactactCGAAAATGGTGAAAACTTTCAGCGcatctcggtcagagccgtTAGTATGGCGCACCAACTGAAtacttaaatgatgaaaagttttgaaTATAGGTCCGCTACAGATTTGCATCTATTATCATTCGTATTAGGCTGCTCGGTGCTGTACATTACCGAGAAAGAAATATTTGGGAGCTGTATATGGCTGATGGATGTATCGTTACGTGCCACTTGCAGATGCTGTCATTTTCATTTCCGACGGGTGGAAGAGATAGCATACACacgaaaaaaccgatttaaaacCAACTGATCGACGCTTGGTTgccgctaatttcatgcaccgagcAAATCTTGAACATTTTTTGTTCGAAGCTCCTCTTTCTCTGATGGAAGTGAACTAATTTCATTCGATGGCCGGATCGTTATTTCAGTCGGTTTTATCAAGTCTTGTCAGATATCCGAAGACTATATGTCAACTCCAGGAGAGAAGGTGATTATTGGGATTCATCTTCGTGGATTAATTTGGGCAGCTCCAGgaccaattggaacaaaaatctcccaccgggaaaatattttctttggcaAACAAATTTGCCCTTATTAGAGCTATCAAACCACTGAAAAGAACTAAATTTCCAAATATTTTCCTTCGCCAACTATGAGAGAAAAAACGCATACATGGAAGTATCCGATTATAAAACATTCGACTGAAGCTCATTCCTGATTGGTTCCCTCTAATTTGATGTATCGAACCGCTAATCTTCAGGAAGTATTGATTGGAATGGTCGGTTTCTATTAGTTAACATTGTTGAATGGACTACATTTCAGCATCGGGAGAGAAGGGGGATTCTTAAGATTCAGTccttatcagcgctatcaaaCAGTAAACCAAGAGTTAAATATGAACATCGTTTCCTTCgccaactattatttttatttccgacGGGTCGAAATTAGCATACACACACGCAAAACTCTGATTTTTAATCATCTGACTGAAGCCATTTCTTATTGGTTCCCGCCAATTACATGCACTAATCTTGATCACTTTTTTTCGCAACTACTCTTTCTTGATGCAAGTGAACTGATTTCATTCGATGGCCAGCCCCTTTGGCTTCGAACGTAAACTGAACCGAGTACAAAACCGAGGGTCGTATGCGAGTGCGGCATCATTCGTGTGTTACACCTTTACTGGTAACATGCGCTCGTCTGGTCGCGGTATAGGAGGAAAAATTAAGGAAAAGCCAAAATCCCGCTTGGTTCGTgcctagggttgtggtaccggtaataccaaAATCCCGGCAaaaccgacccatttttggtaccgcaataccggtactgaacaaaagtcagtaccggtattttcggtactatataattttttatgacaaatatgttaactctgcagggggatctgtttcaaaatatcggtctgcaagataacatttaattatattaatttgccttctagataaatcgttgagataacacctttgtgttgGAATGAAGttgggccatcatcataataattctagaagttaaagttttattagcgacattctgattggtttacgttattcactgggtggcgcgtaataggACTAttgtctaagtcatgtctgtatttggtttgctcttaaacctttatctataaaagaacaaacagcgatttagtagctaacagttttagacttggtgaactgcttcaaatggggcgatttgtaattattggtgatcggaaaattcagcaaaactccatagttttcAGGAAAGCAAAGaaccttgatatgcattagagaatagtaggcaaacgacaaaaaggtcggaaccaatttacagaaaagtaagagaggaaatgcgattaacctgctcgaatttactgccattctcgctttggtttactgttgttaatagggtttcatgcatttaccatctgttcaaatcgacgaaagtcgcaccacttagcagtactaccggtactgagggcttcagtatcgtagtaccggttctcgccataatgggtcggtactgcgaaccctattcGTTCCGGTCTCATGTTTCCTGTGCatcgtttgctgagaaagggtCACTACGCCGAACGTGGCGGTGCCGGAGCACTCGTCTACCTGGCTGCAATGGAATCTTGCCATCGTATTGGagcataaataattaaatagttTTCACTACCGGCCATTGCGCGAATAATTCTTAGTTACTTCTACTGATGCTGGTAGCTAATACGACAGTTAAATTAATGGTTAGGAAAATCGATTCACGGGAATACGCACTACTATCActctcttgttcgttttcttGCTATGTGCCTTATCATTCCTTTTTGCTGCTAATACTAGGATAACCCCGACAAATATGCGTCTTTCCCCCACCTTCCATTGagtggccagtgttgccacatgcATTTTCAGCTTTGCATCAATTACATTCCAACAATCTTTTTAAAGATTGTTGCAGATTGGAACAGAAGGAAAATAGTTGGTGAaggaaaaagatttttaaattttcattttttaacaatattcattctaacgaattatttaatttCTAATTTAAACGGGATATTAGATTTGATCTAACGCTCTGAagtgtagtcacgacactccgatTGTATCCTAGACAGTATCCACCCAtatttttaatcaaagaatCAGAATTTTCCGAAAATTTGTTCCTTTTCATTTCTTTCTGCTACTAAattcgcgcaaatgaaaaccgcataaatttcaaaatccgcgtaaacgaaaaccgcctaaatttcaaaatctgcgtaaatgaagaccgcgtaaatttaagaatccgcctTGATGGaaacctcgttaatggataTCGCGTGAAGTGAAAAACTGCGTAAATGGAAAGtgcgtaaattcaaaaatccgcgtaaatgaaaaccgcgtaaattcaaaaattcgcgtaaaaaacaACACATTTGAAGTACCGGCTcctttatgtattctacatctctccggttgcGTCGCAGACATTAATACCTACTCATCTTTTTTCTTGTTAACGGAAATCAAAAAGCGCGcttcaataataataaaaaacagaaaataTATAATAATAGACTTATTCTGTAATCTACGTTGTGAGCCCCAGTGAGCATAAagatcccaagtaacaattgaagttttatagcatgctacaagtgcaatctaaattttgtgagtggctataaaactaccataaaacctcgattgttacttgggatataAGGTCATAAGCTAAACACGAGCTTATTACTCTTCGTGTGGAGTGTGAGTGTTGTTTTTCGGAATAGTAACATTAGTGAAAAATGCAATCCTTGGTAGCATTGATGACCCAAAATCCGTCAAAGTGAGCTTCTTATAAATATGCGATTACATGAAAGTACGTGTGCTGTGGTCAAATGATAGTAATAATTCACAGAAATgctttcttttaaatttattatatATCAGCAAGATTAATCTTACAGTTTTTTCTATCCTGGGTATACAGTAGATAATCCTATCGACCAATATCAATGCACGTATCATACTTTGCTAACCTGCGTAATCCAGTTGCGAATGGCTGCCACTCGAGTGTATACTCCCGGGTATCCTGGCGCGGCATACGGCACTCCCCAGGACACCAAACCAATCAGCTTTCGACCATCTACCATTGGACCTCCAGAATCACCGTAGCAGGCGTTCTTTCCACCTTCCGGATACCCTGCGCAAATCATCCGCCTTGTTACgtgattcatgtccttgtacacCTCCCTACATTCCTCGAAATTCACGATCGGAACATGTACGGCATGCAACCGATCAACTCGGGCATGCGTAACTCCCCAACCGGACACTAGCACACAGTGCCCATCTTCGATAGGTTCATCTTGCTCCGGCAGATCGACAGCATAGAATTGGTCATCTAATGGAAGGTCTCTGCCCAGTTCTAGCAGGGTTACATCGTAATCTAGAGTATTATCGTTGTATTTTGGATGTTGCACCGCACGCTTCAGAGTCACCACTAGGCCACCTCTGTCGGAAAAAGTGGAACCAAACCGCACGAAAACTCCCAGGGCTGTGAAATCACCGCCAACACAGTGACCCGCCGTGAGAACCCATCTGCGGGATATGACCACACCTCCGCAAAAATGTCCGAGAAAGAAGAAATCCAGGGACACTTGGAAGGGAATGTCGGTAATGTCTACCTCGTAGCCACCGATGATTCGGTCATCGCATTTGTTGACTCGACCAATCGAGTCACTTTTCGCGGAGGTGAATGCCGTCATCAATATCAGTAGTAGTTGGTAGATGAATGAAGGCGCCATCATGGAAGAGATGGGCGGGTTGGACTGAAATTCTAGCTGTGGTTTAAAGAATATTTATACTCTCGGTCGGATGCAATAGCAGTTCCGTAAAAttgcaaaagttataaaatgaaTTCCAGCACAACAGTGCTGCAACTGGAATGTTCAAGACCACATTTGAGGTTGATACTCTGGCGGGATTGTATATTCAGAGCTATTTTAACTTTCAACCATTTCCTCAAGCATGGCATTACTCATCTGGAATCCAATGTGCTCAAATGGAGTAAGAGAAACTTATTTAACATCTTTTAATATTCACATTCTCAATCTTTTTGGTAGGCTCTATTCGTTTTCATGAAACCATTAAATTCCACCAGACAGACTTCATTAATCAAGTCAGAGCGATGAACATCGATGAGGGATTGACGCGAGTTGAACCACTTATATTGTTGCTGATGACAAATCTAATTAAAATCTGGTAACATCTGCCGTAAAGTTGTTTCTGACCATTATATATGATGTCATCCAATAACAATAACCGGGAACATTAACCTCCCTATGAAATTAACTATATACATTTTCTCACTCTAGAGTGACGTAATTGAAAGAGTGCGTATTTCTGCCAATTCAGCCCAGTGTCAACTTAATGCATGATTgcgttagggaccatccataaatgacgtagtattgtatgggggagggggaatttttgtattttgtgatgatggaCGACGACAGCGGGGTagagggtcatgtcatgctacgtagcttttttaaaggggaatagggttgacctgatgtcacgacaaccttaccTGGGCTGGCATTACGTACGGTGATTATCACCTAGTGACTGTCACTTCTCATTTTTCGGAATTATGAGAGGTGATAATCACCCCTGTCTGTCACTTTTTGGGAGGGCTAACATCACCAACATGATGTAGGCATTCCGTATGGTGACAATCACTCAGAAGTGATCACTTTTAATCAAAATAGCAGTGACAACAAGAAAGCAATCACTTCTCAGTTGGTTTAAAAAGTTTTCTCATTTAATTTCTAATATTCTTTAACTAAAACGCTAATAGTGGAGTAACAAGATGGAAAGCTTTGAATTGTCTTTTATGCATGTGGTTGTTTGGTCGTATTTGAAGAACAAACCCCATtagcaaacaaaaataaagtTGAGTCGTCCAAAATTGGTTAACCAAAATGGTGAGTTTATTTATCAAGCATAATTAAAAAACAATATGTAAAATATATACTATTAGTTGTGATAACTATCGcaagtatattatttaatttttattttttctgtgttcaaaaattttattgatAGTGGCAATGCAAAGTGGACCGTACTCAGTGAAAGAGTTAACATTCGCCAATGACTTATCGAAGCTTGTGTGCTTGAAGCAACCGTTACTGGTATTCCGGGTCTAGCTTCCTACGGCTTCAATAGCGAGATTATTCAATGGAGTCCGTTCTTGACCATCAATCCGCAGATCCGACCTTTACTACCGCATCACACACAGCAAAACGAGAGAAAAAGGATGTGCAGCTGTTAGAGAAACAAGTCAAAATAAGCAAACAATTTTTGGACACCTACAGCGACGCCttacaaaacataaaaagttCTCTAGCGGACGTGTCTATGCATTTGCGATTACTAAAACACGATTTTCGAAAACTGATAGACCTAAAACAAAAAGAGTACGAGGATAAAAAAGATtatagaaaaaagaaattggaaatCATAGAAGATAGCGACCTTCAGAAAGGCGTattgaaacaaaagaaattaGAGCTCAAAAAATTGAACATTAAAGTATTACAAACtacaaacaaattaaaaaaatttaaactaagCAGAGAAGATGACTAAATACGTGGAGTATGTActtgtgtatttgtgtgtgtcTGTGAGATGAATGTGTTTCTATCTGTGTGATGTATGTTTCTGTGCGTGTTGGTATGTGAAATAAGTATAGGTCGGTGAAAAACTAAGCAATTTCATAAACATAGGTTATAGGTCAGTAAGATGCTTGAGCGTTCAACGCATAGAAAAAAATACGTTGGAAAATTTGTAAAGAAAGAGAAAACCAAATATATTATACTTCACCATATATTATAGCTTTACACTTTATTTTAAACTTGGTTTAGGTGGTTTCACATAGTAATAACTGAAAAATGGTATGCCGTGTA carries:
- the LOC131693496 gene encoding trypsin 5G1-like; the protein is METIIHLLSLLVATAIMIVNGDPKQANGCEGRIIGGNEVDISEIPFQVSLQFDNYPHFCGGVIISRSWVLTAGYCANSHSYPIGLLVRFGSSYISSGGSVIYVKRSVQHPLYDWLAEADYDFSLLELEQELPLDEQLYPVELPMQDEPVDDGLCVQVSGWGATSVRAEQLHATYVPIIGLDKCRYLYKDLHSITDRMICAGYPQGGKGACERDSGGPLVDGRKLVGLVSWGESCAQPGLPGVYSRVAAVREWIAAVSNV
- the LOC131693494 gene encoding trypsin-7-like, producing the protein MMAPSFIYQLLLILMTAFTSAKSDSIGRVNKCDDRIIGGYEVDITDIPFQVSLDFFFLGHFCGGVVISRRWVLTAGHCVGGDFTALGVFVRFGSTFSDRGGLVVTLKRAVQHPKYNDNTLDYDVTLLELGRDLPLDDQFYAVDLPEQDEPIEDGHCVLVSGWGVTHARVDRLHAVHVPIVNFEECREVYKDMNHVTRRMICAGYPEGGKNACYGDSGGPMVDGRKLIGLVSWGVPYAAPGYPGVYTRVAAIRNWITQVSKV